A stretch of Ursus arctos isolate Adak ecotype North America unplaced genomic scaffold, UrsArc2.0 scaffold_4, whole genome shotgun sequence DNA encodes these proteins:
- the NFKBIZ gene encoding NF-kappa-B inhibitor zeta, translating to MIVDKLLDDSRGGEGLLDRAGDGGLMTSPLNLAYFYGASPPAAAPGACDAICSASGPSAPGSPGSDSSDFSSASSVSSCGAVESRPRGGTRAERLQVEPHMGVGRQQRGPFQGVRVKNSVKELLLHIRSHKQKASGQAVDEFKTQSANREQFTELKNTVTYSGKRKGPDSLSDGPACKRPALLHTQFLTPPQTPTPAESMEDGHHSEPRQDGGADLLQNIINIKNECSPVSLNTVQVSWMSPVVVPQGSPREQCQDFHGGHIFSPAQKYQPFQVSGSPHMMDQTALYQYSPQSQSLPQPPPPQHYTPNPALEYGPYSRTSQSPSYEPNLYDGQEPQFCPDQSFASLLNSRESENIALPLQNSPSVQQQNDSHLQSFNMMPPSACEAVVAHDAGSAPLSTSLPFPSIIGNPGTTTQLGKSFFQWQVEQEESKLANISQDQFLSKDADGDTFLHIAVAQGRRALSYVLARKMNALHMLDIKEHNGQSAFQVAVAANQHLIVQDLVNLGAQVNTTDCWGRTPLHVCAEKGHSQVLQAIQKGAVKSNQFLDLEATNYDGLTPLHCAVVAHNAVVHELQRNQQPHSPEVQELLLKNKSLVDTIKCLIQMGAAVEAKDRKSGRTALHLAAEEANLELIRLFLELPSCLSFVNAKAYNGNTALHVAASLQYRVTQLDAVRLLMRKGADPSTRNLENEQPVHLVPDGPVGEQIRRILKGKSIQQRAPPY from the exons ATGATCGTGGACAAGCTGCTGGACGACAGCCGCGGCGGAGAGGGGTTGCTGGACAGGGCCGGCGACGGTGGCCTCATGACCAGCCCGCTGAACCTGGCCTATTTCTACGGCGCATCGCCGCCAGCCGCGGCCCCGGGCGCTTGCGACGCCATCTGCTCGGCGTCGGGGCCCTCGGCTCCCGGCTCGCCCGGCTCCGACTCCTCCGACTTCTCCTCCGCCTCGTCCGTGTCCTCCTGCGGGGCTGTGGAGTCCCGGCCGAGAGGCGGCACGCGCGCGGAGCGGCTGCAAG TTGAACCCCATATGGGCGTTGGAAGGCAGCAGAGAGGACCCTTTCAAGGCGTTCGTGTGAAGAACTCAGTGAAGGAACTCCTGCTGCATATCCGAAGTCACAAACAGAAGGCTTCTGGCCAAGCTGTGGATGAGTTTAAG acaCAAAGTGCGAACAGAGAGCAATTCACAG AATTGAAGAACACGGTAACATAtagtggaaaaaggaaaggacCTGATTCGCTGTCTGATGGACCAGCTTGCAAAAGGCCAGCTTTATTACATACCCAGTTTTTG acACCACCTCAGACACCAACACCTGCAGAGAGCATGGAAGATGGTCATCACAGTGAACCCAGACAGGACGGTGGTGCCGATCTGCTTCAGAACATCATCAACATCAAGAATGAATGCAGCCCGGTTTCCCTAAATACTGTCCAGGTTAGCTGGATGAGCCCTGTGGTGGTTCCGCAGGGCTCCCCGCGAGAACAGTGTCAGGACTTCCACGGAGGGCACATCTTCTCGCCAGCTCAGAAGTACCAACCCTTCCAAGTCAGCGGCTCCCCACACATGATGGATCAGACGGCGCTGTACCAGTATTCGCCACAGAGCCAGAGCTTGCCGCAGCCACCGCCGCCGCAGCACTACACCCCCAACCCAGCTCTGGAATACGGTCCTTATTCCAGAACTTCCCAGTCCCCCAGCTATGAACCAAACCTCTATGATGGTCAAGAACCACAGTTCTGCCCAGATCAAAGTTTTGCCTCCCTTCTAAATAGTCGGGAATCTGAGAATATTGCTCTTCCCCTTCAGAACTCCCCCAGTGTTCAGCAACAGAATGATTCCCACCTGCAAAGCTTCAACATGATGCCCCCCAGTGCCTGCGAGGCCGTGGTGGCCCATGATGCGGGCTCTGCCCCTCTAAGCACTTCACTGCCATTCCCGAGCATCATCGGAAATCCAGGGACCACCACACAATTAGGGAAGTCATTTTTTCAGTGGCAAGTAGAACAGGAAGAAAGCAAATTGGCAAACATCTCCCAAGACCAGTTTCTTTCAAAGGATGCAGATGGTGACAC GTTCCTCCATATTGCTGTTGCCCAAGGGAGAAGGGCACTTTCCTATGTCCTTGCAAGAAAAATGAATGCGCTTCACATGTTGGATATTAAAGAGCACAACGGACAG AGTGCCTTTCAGGTGGCAGTGGCTGCCAATCAGCATCTCATTGTGCAGGATCTGGTGAACCTTGGGGCCCAGGTGAATACCACCGACTGCTGGGGAAGAACCCCTCTGCATGTCTGTGCTGAGAAGGGTCACTCCCAGGTGCTCCAG gCAATTCAGAAGGGAGCAGTGAAGAGCAATCAGTTTTTGGATCTTGAGGCGACTAACTATGACG GCCTGACTCCTCTCCACTGTGCGGTTGTGGCCCACAATGCTGTGGTGCACGAGCTTCAGAGAAATCAACAGCCCCACTCACCTGAAGTTCAGGAGCTTTTACTGAAGAACAAGAGTCTGGTTGACACCATTAAGTGTCTGATTCAGATGGGAGCAGCAGTGGAAGCTAAG GATCGTAAAAGTGGCCGCACAGCCTTGCATTTGGCAGCGGAAGAAGCAAATCTGGAACTCATTCGCCTTTTTTTGGAGCTGCCCAGTTGCCTGTCTTTTGTGAATGCAAAG GCGTACAACGGAAACACTGCCCTCCATGTTGCTGCCAGCCTTCAGTACCGGGTGACACAGTTGGATGCAGTCCGACTGTTGATGAGGAAAGGAGCAGACCCAAGTACTCGGAATTTGGAGAATGAACAGCCAGTGCATCTCGTTCCTGATGGCCCTGTGGGAGAACAG atcCGACGTATCCTGAAGGGAAAGTCCATTCAGCAGAGAGCTCCACCATATTAG